The window GAGCATGAGCTCTATAAGCATCACTcccagggtggggagggtgcTCCTCCTTGCTCCCCTCCCCgcagccccctcccacctgctcCGCTTCGGATGGTGTTCATGGGTGTGATCATCCGCCACTCGTTTCTCTCTGGGTAGTAACACTCGGCTGAGTTGAGGCGGTTTGTCCCGTCGAAGCCCCCGACCGCGTAGAGCAGACGGTTGAGGACAGCCACTCCCACCCCGATCCTTCGTGTCAGCATCGGGGCCACCAAGTGCCACTCGTCCCCCTCCGGCTCATACCTGCCACAACAGAGTAGCAATGACAACAGCAGCCCCAGCCGGCCTGAGACACTGACCCCCACTGAtattccactgttttttttttctttttaattaaaaaaataattttatttggctatgctgggcgTTCCtggctgcacaggcttttctctagttgcggtgcgcagcttctcactgcagcggcttctctagttgtggagcatgggctctagagcaggtgggcttcagtagtttctgcTCCAGGGCTCCTACAGCACTGGCTGAATAGTTATGACGCACTGGCTTATAGTtgctctgaggtatgtgggatcttcctagactagggatagaatccatgtctcctgcattggcaggtggattctttaccactgcaacacctgggaagccccttacttgAACTCTTCAATTCTCACAAGGATTCCCTACAATGCAAGTTATCAGTAGGTCCGTTTtctagacaaggaaactgagggtcaTGGTCCCCATCTGCTCAAGGTCGCCTGCACCTCTGCTGGACTCAAATGGCTCCATCAGACCACTGCCTAAGCTAAGTGTtgtgtgaatgcaggagacataggagacaccagttcagttcctggctcaggaagatcctctggaggaggaaatggcaacccactccagtattcttgcccaggaagatcccctggaggaggaaatggcaacccactccagtattcttgcccaggaaatcccatggacagaggagcctggtgggctatatagtccatggggtcacagagtcagacatactgagtgagcacacacgcaAACACAGGGTCACCATGCACAGCTGTACTGTACACAGACTGTGTACTGCACAGGGCACCACGTCTAAGGGGGCACCTTCCACGTTAACGGACCTCATTTGTGTGTTTCTTACAACCATTTGTGGATAGATGGCAGATAAATTAGCATATTAACATTCCGACAGTTTCAAACTGATGGAACTTTTTCCAAATCTGCTAATAGTCATTTTAAGGGTATGTGATGGCCCTGTAAACAGTTCCCAGGCCAAGACACATCATCCAGGGTCATGACCATACATCCCCCAGGAGTTTAGCTTCACCTTGAGGCTTCCACTCCCTGAAGGCAAGGCACAGAGAAAAGCACTCAACAATTGAGGGAAGACGTCCCTGgaggtgcagtggataagaatccacctaccaaggcaggggacatgggttcgagccctgtGTCTTCAATCAGGAAGATTCatgtgccgtggagcaactaagcctatgccacaactgctgagcccgcgtgctgcaactaccgaagctgGTGGGCTTAGAGCTTGTGCTCCACGAGAGAAggcactgcaataagaagcctgtgcaccacaacgaaaAGTAGCCCTGGCTCgcagcaactggagaaagcctgcgtgcagcaacgaagacccagcacagacaacaataaataaacaaatatcttAAAAGAAAGACAGGAGGAACCCTCAGATCCCAATGGTGGGGGACGTGTTAGCAGCAGAAGCCCCAGATCCCACGCCTCCTGTACCACTCACCTCTCCACACTGTTGTGGTGGATACAGCCATGGGAGCCGCCAACGGCATAGATATGCCCGTCGATGACGCCCACCCCAATTCGGTTGCGGGGTACGCTCATGGAGGCGCAGGGCGACCACTGGTTGGTCATGGGGTTGTAGCAGTCCAGGGCGCTGGAGTCGGTGTTACCATCAGGCGAGTTGTTGCGGCCGCCCACGGCGTACAGCAGCCCACCCACCACACAGCCCGCCAGGCCGCTCCGGGGCACCTGCAGGTCCGCCAGCCGGAGCCAGGTGCCATCGCTGGGGTTGTAAGCCTCCAGGTAGCTGAGCGACTGGCGGAAGTAGCCACCGGCTGTGTAGATAAGGCGGCCCACCTTGGGCGCCCGGCAGGGCATCACCTGCGTGGGCTTGTGCAGGGTGAGCTCCTGGAAGATCTTCACCAGGTAGTCCTTGCAGCGGGAGTCCGACTGCAGGATCTCACACTTTTGCAGCTGCATCTGCAGGAAGTGGGGCGTGAGCGAGTGGCAGCGCACAGCCCGCAGCAGCGCCTGCACGTAGAAGCGCCGCTGCTCGCAGTCATACTTGACCCAGTTGATGCAGGCGTGGAAGACCTCGGACTCGCAACGCACGTTCAGGTCATCCCGGCTGATGAGGGTCGCCAGCTGGCAGTGGGACAGGTTGAAGAACTCCTCTTGCTTGGCCACCTGCAGAGGGCGACAGTGTCATGGGCTGACTTACAGGTCTCtctccactcccacctcccagcccctcgCCAAGCCCCTGCTAGGACCTTGGACAAGACACTCAATCTGCCTCTGCTAATCTCAGCTTCCTCAGGTGTGAAATAGGCATtcgagggacttcctggtggtccagtgattaagaatctacctgccaatgcaggggacacaggtttgatccctagactgggaagataccacatgccttggggcaactaagcccatgtgccataatcTTGAGCTCTTgctctagagccagtgctccacaacaagagaagccactgcactgaggAGCCTGCACAGCACAGTCAGAGGAGaggccctgctcactgcaactaagGAAAGCCTGGGAACAGCAacgaagccccagcacagccataaataaacaaaaatttaaggaagaaaagaaacaggcaTTTGAATAGTATTAAACGCTCAGTGTGTGAGAATTCAATGAGTTAACACTACATGCCAGGCATATAGCAGGTAAGTAcataaatgggaaaaagaaacGTCACCTCTTagattttgtatcattttgtatCTTAAGTGTAAGAATGttacccttttctttttttaatgaaattattttttcaaaagagcAGACTGACTTCAAAGCAAATAGCAACAGAAtatgttagaaagaaaaaaaaattcaggcttGAAGAAAGCAGCCTGAGTTGCAGTGTTGGCCCACTACCTTCTAATTGTACCACCTTGGGCAAAAACCTAAAACACTCCGTGCCTTGGTTTTCTTCCTCCATAAAAGGGggattatgctatgctatgctaagtcacttcagtcgtgtctgactctgtgtgaccccatagacggcagcccaccaggctcccccatccctgggattctccaggcaagagcactggagtgggttgccatttccttctccaatgcatgaaagtaaaaagtgaaagtgaagtcgctcagtcgtgtccgacttccagcgaccccatggactgcagcctaccaggctcctccgtccatgggattttccaggcaagagtactggagtggggtgccattgccttctccaaaaaggggGGGATTATATTAGTTGCTAATTCATAGCAGGGTTATTGCTAAGGTAAATATTTCTTGTCCGGCACTGTCTATATAAATAATTTCAGTCACCCCACATCAGGGGGATCCAAGCTTCCTGTTACTCCAAGCCGAGGCAACCCCCTGACACCAGTGTTGTGCAGGTCAGTGGGACAACCCTGCTCTTGGGCCACCATCCTGGAAGCCGTAAGTTCTAAGACTAACGTCAGAGCTTCTTGGGGCATTTGGTCAACCCCCAAGATGGTAGAGAATGAGAGGCATGGAGACCAAGACTAGTGTCCACCTAGCTGGCCCCAGCCACAGgaggatgattttaaaaatttccaggaagggggagttccttggtggtccagtggttgggactcagcgctttcactgccagggccagggttcaatccctggtcggggaactaagatcctgcaagctatgtggtgtggcaaaaaaaaattccaggaagGCATTCCAAAGCATACCTCCTAGGATAGCTGGGAAGACTCAGAGATTTAAAGGCTGGAAATCACTTAGAACAGAGGCTGGCCCACACCAAGTATTCAACAAGCACTCATTTTCTCTACTCACAACTTCCtccacttaaaaatgaaaatgaaacaaagattagTGTGAGCACAATACTCTGTGGACTAAAGAAAACACTGGCAGTTGACAGCATGTCAcgggtgttcaataaatatttactgactgcCTGGAGTGTCAGGCCCTGCTCAGGGCAGCCTATGGTGGAACTGCTGTCATAGTCACTGCCCTCTGTCCCCACCTTTGACCCAAGGGAGCCCAAAGACCCATGaaggtctcagtttcttcagctgtttCCCAGATTTGTCACAGATATGTAGACTGGGAGCTCAACCCtatttttcttcatctccttGCCTTGACCCTTCACCTCTCAAGGGGAGACGGTGATGACCCACCTGTTTCCCGGTCCTCCCAAGGCTGCTCTGAAGCCCTGGTGCCATGTCCCCACCCCTCACTCACCTCCCCAAAGTGCATGTAGATGTATTCCCGGGCACGCTGGTGCAGCTCCGTACAGCCAATCTGCTCGGCAAAGTTGGCGATGCCAATGGCGTTGCTGGGATCCAGCTGCTGCACCAGGAAGTCGCTGCAGGCGCGGACCACGCTGTCGATCTGGTACATGACAGCACCGTTCATGACATGGAGCACACACTTCTCCCCCATGGAAATGGACGCGGTGTAGGCAAACTCAATGAGCCGCTCCATGACCTTTGGGTGGATGCCCTCAATGGACACCACCTCCATGCCCTGCTCCCGCAGACCGTTGGTGAACATGGCCTTGAAGACGGGGCTGGACGACGCCAGCACCACCTTGTGGGCCATGAACTGGGCGGCAGGTGCGTCCTGGTACTTGACCTGCAGCGTCACGTCGCATAGCTGCTGGCTGAGCCGCAGTTCGTTCATGATGCCAAAGGCCTGCTTCGTGTGGTCCTCCAGGGTGTAGCTGAAGGTGCGGTTGCCATGCTGGGAGGGCGTCACCTCGGCCTTGCACTCGGTGGAGGCGTACATCGCCGTGTCCCCTGCCCCCTCAGGGCGCTGTGATCTCAGGGGCAGGAATTGGGTATGGGCCCCGGCCCCGCTAGGCCTGGGTTCCGGCTGCATGGGGTTCCAGGTGACAAGGGACAACACCACCACTGGTACTCAGGGGCCTGGAGGGGGAGAGCACAGGGCTGGGCACGGGGCTGGGGGCTAGGCCTTCTTTTCTAAGATAAAGTGACTCCGAgaccagttttccttccaagccCGGGGAAAGCAGTGTTCATTTGCGCTCCCTAACTGACCCATGGCCCCACCAGTCCAAGGGCCCACCTTAAATGGTAGGTCACATGGTGCCCCTCCCCTGCTCAGAATCCCATCATTCTCTGTGGCATGAAGAATAAAACCAAACTCTTCAATGGCCTGCAAAGCCCTTCATAGTCAGCTCCCGTCCACCTGTTCCCTTTGCCCATTCTGTTCCAGCTCTCCGGGGCCCACCCCTTCTCAAAGCATGTCCAACTAATTCCTTCATTCACCCCATCAACATTTCTCGGGGCAtgtccaggcactgttctaggcaccaGAGACACAGCAAGGAGCCAGACAGACATGCAATGAGCCCCCCTGGAGCCAACACCGGGGAAAAAAGGactataagtgaaataagcaagatTTGGGGtcatgaagaaaatgacaacagCATTGTGACAGTGTGCCGTGCAGGTGTTTATTTAAAATCAGGTAGTCCAGGCCTGTCTTGGAGCTGGGACTAGAAGGATGAACTTACGAAGGGGGCAGGtaggggggtgggtgggtggttgttagctttccaggcagagggaacagtgagTGCAAAGACTCAGAGGCAGAATGAGAGCTGACCTGGAGAATCAGGGAAGAGTGTGATGAGAGGGAAAGACTAGTGAAGGGAGGGTGTCTGTGAACCCTGTGGAGTCTGGAGGGTCAGGGCGTGAGCTGGGTTTGAAAAAGTCAAGCAAAGAGAAGGCAGGGGATCTACAAGAGGTTCTTCTTATTGTTTCCTGGGCTCCACTCAGAGTCACCTCCTCTCTGTTTTATTTCCATCACACCACTTGTCAGGAATGGAAATTAGCTCCTTTGCTTGCTTGCTGATGGATGAAGGGTCTCTCTGGCCCTGAGCCCCAGGATTCAGAGGGCAGGTAGCCCTGTGTAGGTCAGGGTCCTGCCCACCCTCTCCTGTGCCTCCCCTGCAGTCCGCCTGGGGCCTGGCACTATGCAGGGGTCAGTAAGCTGCGGCTGGCTGACTGCCCACTCCACTGTGCCTGCCAGAGCACCCTCCTCTTCCACCGTGCCCTGGACACTGCTTGGCCGCCTCTCCCCAGCCGAGGCCCGGGCCTGCCTCTTGGTCTTTAGCCAAACGGTCAACGGTGCCCCCTGGGCACCGGAcacttctcccccacccccccgccaagAAGCGGTAAGtggagggggggcggggggcactgCGCATGTCCCGCCGACGCAGCCAAGGCCTAGAGAAGGGAGGAAGTGACCCCGCCGCGGCCTTTCCATCGTAAGCCCCGGGGCGCAGACCAAGGTCCCCCCCGCCACAAACGCCCCGGGATCCCCGGGCTTCCGTCCGAGCGACGCTTCCTGGGCCTCTCGCTCCAGGAATCACCCGCCGGTCGCGCCGTCCAACAAAAGGTCCGGACTCGAGCCGCGCCCTCCTGGCCCTCCGCAGAGCCGCGGGAAACCCCGAGGCGACCGGGCCCCGCATCGCCCAGTGCTCCGGCCCCCGGACATGGTCGCAGAGCACTCTAGACCCTCGGTGCCCTCAGCCCGGGAGCGGGCCACTTCACTCACCCCGCCATGGCCGCGCTCGGGCTCCGCCTCCGTCGCCCAGGCCCGGGCGCCTCCATCGCAGCTCGCAGGGGGGAGGCGCGGAACGCGCGCAGGTCACCATGACTAAGCAGAGCCGGGAGCCGGCCGTGTCAGAATAAAAGTCCCCGCGGCCCCGGGCCTCGGGCGGCGGAGACGGCAGCGGGccgctcccccccacccccgcttcccCGCCCACGCTCGCTGTTGCCCAGTTGCGCAGCCCCAGAGCGGCGTCCGCAGTGCCGGTAATCGCGGCGGGGCCAAGCAACCATCCCTGGGCGCACCCAGCCCGCGTGGTCGGAGCCGCCTAGAATCAAAGCCCCGGGTTCGAGGCTCAGCGCTTCCCTGCACCCGGGATCACCGGATACCCCTCCCCGCCGCCGCTTGTGCGTTCACCTGCGTAGCCTCCGATACTGTCACCGCGGGGTGGGGATGCCAGGGGGCGCGGCGGTGGCTCCTGGCACGTTGGTGCCACCCGCGCACCGAGCTTCCGGGAAGCCCGAGGGGCCGTGGCCTGCCTCGGGGGCGGCTCCCGCCTGACTTTCGCTATTGAAGACCCGCGAGCGCTTCCACTGTCcggggcggcgggggagggggttgTGGCTGGGCTCCGGGTCGGCGGGGCCTACGGGGTCGCGGCCGTCGAGTGGGGGGTTAGCCTCGGGACGCCCGAGAAGGAGGCGGGGAGAGGGCGGAGAGGGCGCGGCGGGGAAGGAGTCGTGATTCCCCGCCCTTCCCTCAGGTGCCCGGCGCCGATGGGCGAGGAATAGGGCGGCGGGCAAGGGCGCCACGGCTAAGCCCACCAGGCCCGTCCCCCCACCCCTTCGCAGTCCCTTCCATCCGCCGTGTTTCGTCGTCTCAGCGCGAGTCTGCTTCCCACGACCTGCTCTTCTTTTAACTCCGCACAGTGCAGGCCTCACGTTCAGGTGGCCGAAGGATCCCGGCAGAGCTGTCTACCTACCTACTGgggttttcattgtttttactttttatctccAATCTGGAGGCGCGAGGAGCTCGCAGTTGAGAATTCGAACTCCGGCTCTGCCACTCTCTAGCTCTGCGCGGCTGGACCCATAATTTAACCGCTCCATGCTTCAATTTCCTTCCTCGTAAAATGTTAatagggcttctgtgg is drawn from Bos mutus isolate GX-2022 chromosome 7, NWIPB_WYAK_1.1, whole genome shotgun sequence and contains these coding sequences:
- the KEAP1 gene encoding kelch-like ECH-associated protein 1 — translated: MQPEPRPSGAGAHTQFLPLRSQRPEGAGDTAMYASTECKAEVTPSQHGNRTFSYTLEDHTKQAFGIMNELRLSQQLCDVTLQVKYQDAPAAQFMAHKVVLASSSPVFKAMFTNGLREQGMEVVSIEGIHPKVMERLIEFAYTASISMGEKCVLHVMNGAVMYQIDSVVRACSDFLVQQLDPSNAIGIANFAEQIGCTELHQRAREYIYMHFGEVAKQEEFFNLSHCQLATLISRDDLNVRCESEVFHACINWVKYDCEQRRFYVQALLRAVRCHSLTPHFLQMQLQKCEILQSDSRCKDYLVKIFQELTLHKPTQVMPCRAPKVGRLIYTAGGYFRQSLSYLEAYNPSDGTWLRLADLQVPRSGLAGCVVGGLLYAVGGRNNSPDGNTDSSALDCYNPMTNQWSPCASMSVPRNRIGVGVIDGHIYAVGGSHGCIHHNSVERYEPEGDEWHLVAPMLTRRIGVGVAVLNRLLYAVGGFDGTNRLNSAECYYPERNEWRMITPMNTIRSGAGVCVLHNCIYAAGGYDGQDQLNSVERYDVETETWTFVAPMKHRRSALGITVHQGRIYVLGGYDGHTFLDSVECYDPDTDTWSEVTRMTSGRSGVGVAVTMEPCRKQIDQQNCTC